A window of Castanea sativa cultivar Marrone di Chiusa Pesio chromosome 1, ASM4071231v1 contains these coding sequences:
- the LOC142621613 gene encoding uncharacterized protein LOC142621613, giving the protein MGGQANQIFDDPNLKEIGDNEAWHKNWIVMEGGDDICDSIISIGSSINSLNSVVSLSSSELVEDASSSSSTSTSSSSSSSPHQNGPLYGLSELMVHLPMKRGLSKHYQWKSQSFTSLASVKSLEDLAKRTPPHRKKMKSCKSYGGGLDGHKARTSPKATISKKASRGSCWSSMDKRGSLLGNSRTSFPVEKNS; this is encoded by the exons aTGGGTGGACAAGCTAACCAAATATTTGATGATCCCAATTTGAAGGAAATTGGTGATAATGAAGCTTGGCACAAAAATTGGATAGTCATGGAAGGCGGTGATGATATTTGTGACTCAATAATATCCATTGGGTCCTCAATAAATTCCTTAAATTCTGTAGTATCATTATCTTCATCAGAATTGGTAGAGGAtgcatcctcatcctcatcaacatcaacatcatcttcatcttcatcatcaccaCATCAAAATGGGCCTTTATATGGATTATCTGAGCTCATGGTCCATCTGCCTATGAA GAGAGGGCTTTCTAAGCATTACCAATGGAAGTCACAGTCTTTTACATCTCTAGCAAGTGTGAAGAGCTTAGAAGATCTTGCGAAGAGGACACCGCCTcatagaaagaaaatgaagtcATGCAAGAGCTATGGAGGGGGTTTAGATGGTCATAAAGCACGAACTTCTCCTAAGGCTACTATATCAAAGAAAGCTTCAAGAGGGTCTTGTTGGTCTTCAATGGATAAGAGAGGTAGTTTATTGGGTAATTCTAGGACTTCATTCCCTGTAGAGAAAAACTCCTAA